CACATGCGAATCGCTTCCACCGATTCGCGAACAACGTGCGGAATGGCCCGCTCGATCGGGTAATCGATGTAGCGCCACAGATTGCTGCCAAAAAGCGGCCTGTGGGGATCGCTGCCGCGCGGCGTGCGCAGAATGATGTGTATTGCCTGATGAATATCATCCAGCCCGCAGACGTATTCTTCAGGACGTTGCAAGGCAGGTTGCCAGTGCAGGGTCGAGGGTCGTGTTTTCGTGTTCATGAGGCTATTTTCGCCTTCCGGCGGGGGGAGAGATATTAAAGCGCTTTAAGGAAATAATTGATGGCGGGGTCAGAATGTGTTTTGCCCGGTGGCGCTTCTGCGCTTACCGGGCCTGTGTTGATGCACATTTTGTTAAATGGCGAAGATCGCGTTTTACGTAAAGTTAAAATGAAATTGCTGTAATTTCACCTTTGTCTACAGAAGCGTAGTACCAGAATTCATCATTGATTTCTGCGTGCTTCATTTTCTCAACTGGAATCGTTTTCTGCCGTCCATTAACCGAGAGTGTGATCGAACCCGTTAGCTGCTCCCGGCTGATAATAGCGAAATCCCCGCGGGTGTTGCTATAAGCCGTCGTTTCATTGGAAAGGCTGTGCTTCGCTCCATTAGCGATTACAGAATAATCAAAATTGACTTTCTTTTTGAAAATAGCTTGTACATGATAATACTCGCCGTAAACAGCAGGATCATGGAATAAACCAAAATGACCACCGCTATTTTGCAACTTGACGAAATAATAGTCAGGGATGATAAACTTCTGTTTACCTGCCGCTATTTCTTTAGTAATGATTTTTTGTCTTACGATTTCCTGTCCGGCCGTTTTTTTATAACCGTTAAGCATCAATGAATAGGACCAAAGGAATACGATACCACAGAGAACAGTCACGGCAGTTACGCCGACGACTCCAGCCTTAACGCCGCTTTTCAACAGGGCGTAAGCGATGAAGGAGATAGCTAAAAGGAAAAACATAAACGTACCGTTCATAACCCGATCGGGGTAGGACGGCGACGCGAACATGATTAAGGAAGTGCCAATACCTATACATACGACTAACGCAGCGCAGATAAGGGACGTTTTATCAATTTTGGCGCGAATCTGCTTATTGAATATGACCAGTAAGACCAGCAATAACAAAACAACATAAGCTATCCAGATCAGCGCCAGATGGTTATGAACGCGTTCTGTTAAGTGAATGAAAATACGTTCAAAAATCGGCCTTCCATACCAGAATTCTTTGCCGCTGGCGCGGATGAAATTGCCCGGAGAAAGTATCAATACGCATGAACCTGCGATTGCACAGAGACTATAAACTATCTTATTGCGCGAAACAGATTTGTTTTGCCATAACTCGTATGCAATGGCCAGAACAGAAATAAGCGAGACGAAAGGTGAGACGCTTTCATTGGAACAGCCTGCCATAAAGCTTAGTAATGCAACCCACGGGCTGATCGCTTTACTGTTTTTTATTGTTATGGTGTAAAAGAAGAACAGCCATGCAACAACGAACAGATTCGTCCACAAATAATTCGCAGCACCAACGATCCAGAAAGTGGTTTGACCCAAATTCGGGTTCGAAATCCAGTAAGTGAAGAATATTAGTGGGAATAATAAGTAGTCGGATTTATTCCAGCGTAATGTACCTGAGGGTGTCTTCACAATGAAATAACAAAATACCAGTGTCGAAACGGCTGCGCTGATGGAATACACGAGTTGAGAACGTGTATACAGGATGAGTGCGCTGGTGTAATCAGCTATAATCCTGCCACTCCATGTCATATAATGATGAAAATGTGATTCCGGCGAAATTCCTAAAAGGTAATAGCGGTAATCATCAGAGTGAATAGGGGTATACCATTCAATAAGAAAAATGGCCAAAAAAGCCAGTAGTATCATCGCCGTTTTCGGTAATATCTTGAGCATAGTGTTCATTATTCCATCATTGTTTTTTTGTTTTTCACGATATAGCGGGGTCTTTGCTTCACCTCCGTGTAAACGCGTCCGATATATTCACCCATGATGCCTATGCCGATAAGCTGGATGCCGCCTAAGAAGAGAATCGCGGTCATAAGCGAAGGATAACCAGGAACAGGGTTTCCCCACATCAATTTATCAATGATCATCCACATGGCATATATCAGGGAGAGGGCAGAAACGCTCACTCCTATATACATCCAGATACGCAAAGGGAAAGTAGAAAAACTTGTAATCCCCTCCAGCGCCAGGTTCCAGAGTTTCCAGCCATTAAATTTTGAGTTACCTGCGACACGTTCAGCACGGGCATATTCGACCACATCTGTTTGACCTCCAACCCATGAAAGTATACCTTTCATGAAAAGGTTACGTTCTGGTAATAGCTTGATATTTTCTACAATCTCGCGCGACATCAATCGAAAATCACCGACATTCTCTTCAATCTTTGGCGTACTGATTTTGTTATGCAGCCTGTAGAACCACTCAGCGCTTTTACGCTTCAGGTGGCCATCCGTTGAACGATCGATACGCTTAGCCAGCACCATTTCTGCACCAGCCTGCCATTTATTGATCAAATGTGGGATTACTTCGATGGGATCTTGTAAATCAACATCGATAGGGATCACCACATCTCCGGTCGCGTGATCTAATCCGGCAAAAAGTGCAGGTTCTTTACCAAAATTGCGGGTAAATGAGATCGGAACAACAAGAGGATCGGCAACAGCTAATGCGCTGATGATTGATTCAGTCGCATCGTGACTCCCATCATTAACGAAGATAATCTCAACGTTATAAGGTTTAAGTGAACTGTATTCTCTGACCGTTTTATAGAAAATAGGGATCGCGTCCTCTTCATTAAAGACGGGAACCACTAATGAAATTTTCATTTCTCATTCCTGAAAACAATGAATCTGGAATATAAAAATCCGCAAATAAGGCTAATTGCGGAAAATACAATGAGCGTAAAAATGGGAGGCATAGCACACTTGTCGCCTGTCCATCCCACGACGGCGCTCAGCACGCCCATAAAACCGACGTACAGCAAATAACGTCCGGTTGATACGCTGGCTCCAAAGGTAAACCGGGCGTTAGCGAAAAAACTAAAACTGACAGCGACAGCAAAGCCCGCTACGTTTGCCAAAGCCTGACTTGTTTGAAATCCATAGACGCAAAGGGCAAAGATAGCCCAATGCAAAGCAGTATTAAGTACGCCTATCGAAACGTACTTTATAAATAATTTTATCATTATAGCAATCAAGAAGTTGTAATTCAGCGAAGTCTACCAGACAAAACTGAGAGGATCATTCCTGAACAGCAGATTTTATGTAAACAGGGCGAAGTTAAAGTAAAAAATAACGCTAGTTTTCCAATATACATATATGCAATATTTGCAGCGCAAAGTGATTACATTTTCATCGGAAATAGCGCGCGAAAAGGGACTAATCACGTTGCGCTGAAAATAAATATCCTCCAGCAATTTGCCCGGTGGCGCTTCTGCGCTTACCGGGCCGGTGTTTATGCACCTTTTGCAGGCTGGATAAGGCGAAGCCACCATCCAGCAGCAATTTGCAGGTTAGTGAGAGTGGTGGTTAGAGTTGCCGCCGTTGTCCATCAGCGTGCCGCTGGCGTTAACGTTGCCGAGGACATTCACGTTGCCCGTAATCACCGCGCTGTTTCCGACGCCGCCGCTGCCTGCCATACCGCCAAGCCAGGTGAGTTTTTTCATCACGGTAACGTCGCCGGTAAAGGTGCTGAGCGGCGCATCGACGGTGACATTCAGCGCTTTAATGCCCGTATGGGGCGCTTCCACGTTGACATCTACCGCCTTGACGCCCACGGAGGTGGCCGCCACGTCTACGGTTTCTGATATCACCGTGACGTGCTGCGCCCTGACCTCTACTTGCGGTGAAGTAAGCTGCGTATGTTCCTTCACTTCAATGACGATTTTTTCTATGCCGCCGTTGACGGTGAGCTGGTGTAACGCACGGTCATATTCAAAGGCCGCGCCGTCGGAAAACTGCACGTAGCGCTTGTCGCGCGAGGCCAGCGGCGCGGTATCCACGCTGGAGTAGACCGCGCCCAGCACCACCCCATCCTCGCCGTTGTCGTCGAGCGAAACTTCCACCTGTTCGCCAATATCCGGCAACCAGTAATCTTTGTTGTCCTGCGTGTTGCGTTGCAGCACCGCAAGCCAGTTACTGCGCAGGTTATCGCACTCCGGTAGAGTGACTCTGACGCGCACGACCGCCTCATCAATATCGCTGATAATACCCGTCTGGCGGGTAACGCCTTTCATATTGCCTCCTTACTGGCTGGTTGCCGGTCCGCGTGAAATGTCGATTTCGGTAGTGTAGCCGCCGCTGCGCGTGAGTTTGTGCATGGATTTATCAATCAGCCACTGCCCGGAAAGTACGCCAAAATCGCTCAGTTCTATCTTGTTGCCCGCCGTCAACTGCGGGCAGCCCATCAAGCTGAGCGTGCCGGTCTGCTGGTATTCGTTGTGGCTGTCCAGCGCGGCATTGGCTTTAGCCTGCGCCGCGCCGGTATCCGGAGCGCGACTGTTGATCTTCAGGGTATCGGCGCTGGTCGCCGCACCGCGCGCCGAGGTCTTTTCCTGGCTATCATGGGTATAAATAACCAGTTCTTTTTGCTTGCTATTTTGATGCTGCACGGTGGCGTTTTTGTAGATCCGGTTGATGGTATCTTTGAACGTGTAGTGCGAAACATCCGTCCGCCTGAGCGTCTTCACCGGCGCCAGACAGCGCAGCGTCGGCAGATGCGAAAAGATCAGCTCCGTCGCCGTCACTTTCACGGTATAGCCATATTCACTCGCCAGCCGTTTGAGAAACGCTACATCGGTTTCGGCATATTGCGTGACCCGATCAATCGTCAGCGGCGCAATCTTGCCCGCCAGCGTTAAACCGTGTTTTTGCGCGATGCGACTGGCGATGGCGGAAAGCGTAGTCTCCTCAAAGCCCTGGCTGTTTTTGGTGCGTAGCGCTTTGCTGACCGAGGTGGCGATACCGTCGATATTGACCGTCGAAGGCGGCGCGCTGATATCAATTTTATCAATGACATAGATTCCGCAATCGAGCAGATCTTCGCCCTGGTAGCCCAGGCGCAGCGCCAGCGTGTCGCCTTTTCCCGGATACCATTCGTTTACCCAGCGCCCGGTGCTATCTTCCAGCGCAATGGCAATGACATCCGACTCGTTTTTAATACTGTCGCTGTAACTGATGCTGGTGACATAAGGCGCGATGTCGTAAGTGATCTCTTTATGTCCGTACCAAAGGGTAAAAATGGGCGTCAGGGTGGCGAACACCCCGCCGGATACCGTTATCTCAGCCATGGCGGTAGCTCCGGGGTCGTTTGCGTGACGCTGATAACCGGGATGATCAGCCGCACGCCTGACGGTAAAACCGGCATAATAGCGACGTGCGGATTGGCCGCGATGATGCGTTCGTAGGCCAGCGCATCGCCGTAATAGCGCCAGGCGAGATTATCCCAGCGTTCGCCGTCGGTGGTGACATGTTCAAGGTAGCGCATTACAGACTCCTCGTAATATCGGCAGCGGCAAGCTGGCTCACGTCAGGAGCGCTTGTTTGCAGCGTGCCGCGCGCCTGATTGACCAGCGTCGCGGCGCTGTCGTAAGTCGCTTCCGCGACGCTGCTGGTGATAGCGTCAAACAGCGATTCGGCGTGTTCGATAAGCGTGCCGGCATCGCCCGCGCATTCGCGGATCCCCGGCAGGCTGTCGATCAGTTCCTGCATTTTCGCCGCCAGCGCTTTCGGCAGCCCGGCCAGCGTTTGCAAATCCAGCGGCTGCTGGAACAGCGCGTCTATCGAACTCATGGTTTTTTTCAGCGAATCGACGATATCGCCGCATTTTTCTTTCAGCGCTTTGGCTTCCTTCACCAGTTCTTTCGCCTGGGCGATCGTTTTTTTGATGTCATCAATGGCGTCGGCCACCTCATCCATCATCTCTTTGGCTTCACGCATACCCTCTTCAACGACGCTCAGCAGTTCATCGAACCAGGAATCGTTAACGTCGGGAAGCTCATCCAACATCTCGTCAATGTTCGGTTCCTGGGTGGTGATGGCCGGAGGCAGCAGCGGGCTCTTCGGATCGCCGGTGTACTCCTGTAGCGACAAACTGCCGCCCTGGGCAATGACGTTACCGTAAGGATCGGTGTGTTGGTGGGTAGCGGTCAGATCGGTAATCACGAACCAGCCGCGATAATCGCCGTTGCCGAACACCAGCGCCATCGCCTGGTGCGCGGTCATCGCTTCCCGCAGACGGTTCAGCTCGGTGGTCGGCTGGCAATACTGACTATGAAAGTTGAATTTCAGGGTGATTTTGTCCAGCTTATCGCCGATAAATTGCACGCCCGGTTTCCCTTCAATACGGGCATGGCTGGTGTAATCCACGCCCATCGTACTTTCAAATTCGTCCCAGTAAGCGACGACGTCAAATTCTATTTCGCCTAATACGGCATACATTATGCGTACTCCCGGCGCCGTTGCTGCGCCATGACATCGTTAATCATTCTCTCCAGCTCGCGTTTGCTCAGCGACAGCACGTTGTTGATATCTTTGGCGGCATTCGCGCCGCTTCCCTGCACGGTAACCTGCGGGGAAAAGTGTACCTGCACGTTGCTTTGCGCGCGGGAGGGCAGCGTATAAGGTTTCCCGCCGGATTTGCCGGGAAGCGCGGCTGGCGTCGGCGGCGTGGCGGCGCTTTTCGTCTTCACAGGCTGCGGCGAGGCCATCGTTTTGGCCGAGGTTGTCACCGCTTTCGCTCCCGATGCCAGCGGCGCGCTGGCCTGTTGCGCGACCATTGTTCCGGCAATACCGGGGACGGCGGCGGCGACAGACGGCATTTCAGCGCTGATGCCCAGCGCGCTTTTCGCCCAGTCGGGGATCAGCGCTTTTATCTTCTCAATCGCCCCGCTCAGGAAAGGAAGCGCATTCAGAATGCCGTTGATCAGGCTATCGAGAATATTGCCGCCAAATTCGCTGAAACTGGCGGGGAGTTCAATGCCAAACCAGTCCAGTACGCCGGCGAAGGCGCGGTAAAACAACCCCAGCGGCGACCAGTCGAGAATCAGACGCGTGACGCCGGCAATGCCTCCGTCAAAGGCGGTTTTGATGCGCTCCCAGACTCCGGCAAAGAAACCGGAAATCGGTTCCCAGTAGCGATAAAGTAAATAGGCGGCGCCTGCGATAGCGGTGATAGTCAGGCCGACAGGGTTCATCAGCAGCGCCCGACCCAGCCAGATAAACGTCTGGCCGACCAGCCGTAGCCCTTTTATCAGGCCGTTTCCCAGCAGCATCGTCAGGCTTTTCGCACCGTTGCCAAACGATTTCAGAACCGACAGCGCGCGACTGCCGCCGCCCAGCGCCAGACCGGCTTTGACCTTCAGGAAGATATCGATCAGGCGAATAAACGGTGACGCAATGAGGTTTGCTCCCAGCCTGAGAATATTCAGCGCCCCGTTGAACAGCCAGATAACGCTAACGACTTTAGCGACCCCTTGCACCAGCGCCGGATTTTCCCGCAGCCAGGCGCTGAACTGCCGCACCAGCGGCGTGATGCTTTGCGCCAGTTCGCCAATGGCGGGCATCAGTTCCAGGCCGACGGTCAGCCACAGATCGTTAAGTGAAAGTTGTAACGCTTTGGTCTGTTCTCCGGGCGATGTCATTTTCGCGGCGAAGTCATCATCAATAACATGTTGCCCCGCCGCCTGCATTGCGGAGGCTTTTAGCTGGCGATATTCGTCCATATTCGCCAGCATCGGGGCGAGAAAATCCCGCGTTTGCGCATCGCCGAACATCGCGCCGAGGTTAAATTTCTCCACCATGGCCTGTAGCGCGTCGCCGCGCGCGGAAAGATCCTCAATCTTCATGGTTTGCCTGAAGGTGTCGAGGATCTGCGGGTTCATTTTCTCCAGTTGCATCTGCACGATGTGGGTCATCGCTTCCGTCACGCCGATCCCATTTTGCTGATGCTCCAGCAGCGATCCCTGAAGATCCACGCCCTGGCGGGCAAACCAACTGTCCGTCTCTTTCGAGAAGGCGGATTTCAGGAAATGGTCGAAATTCGCTGCCGCCGCGCCTGCGTCAGGGGCATTTTTCATGGCGATTTGCATCGTTGCGGTCAGTTCCGCAATGCCTTCTTTCCCCTGAGCGCCGGTTTTTCCGGCAAAGGCGTTAATCCACTGGGTTTGCTCTGCAACGGAGCCGCCGCCGCTTTTTGCCACGCTGTACAGCATATTTTGCGCAAAACGGAAGTCGTCAGGGGCGATGTTCAGTTTGTCGCGAGTGGCCAGAGCCGCCTGCGCCCAGCTTTGCGCGCTGTCGCGGGAGGCGGTCGCGGCTTTGGCGATATCGGGCATGTAGCGGCTAAGATCCTGCAATGCGCTGACGCCGCCTTCGATCATCGTGGCGGCGGTGCTTTGCAGATCTTTTTGATCTTGATTGAAATCAAGGCTCCAGTCGCGGATATTCAGGCTCAGGGCGTCCCGCGCGGTGTTATCCATGCCGCCCTTCGCCGCCATATCGACCATGTTGCCCTGAAATTCGTAAGGCAGCTTCCAGTCGGGAGTCTCAACGTTCAGGAGCTTGCCGAGCTGTCCGGCGAACGTTTGTGTTTTTTCCAGCAACCCGGCGCGCTGTTTATCGTTCTCTTCCCGGCGAAGGGCGGAGTTAGCGAGCTGTTGCGTAAGCCGGGTGACTTTTGTTTGCTCAAAGCTGAGCGTGTGCAGCGTGCTGGCGTTGAGTGAGCCGTAACGGGCTATTGCCTGCGTCAACGTCTCATTACGCGCCTGAAGCTGGGTAATAATGTCGTTGGCCAAAATAGTGTCTCGTATAAGTTGCCCGGTAACAGGCTGCTTGCCGGAAAAAGGACAGGGAAGGAGTGAACCGGGCTTGGGTCAGGAAACCCGCAGGCATTAAGCCTGCGAGTCGTATTCGTGTTTAATTTGCGCGCTGGCTTCGTCCAGCCAGCAGGTAAAATCGTCAACCGACAGCGCGTCAATTTCACTGGGCGGAAAGCGAAACCACCTCGCCAGCAGCGCCATTGCCTGCCACAGTTGCTGTGGGTTCTGTAGCCATGCTAAGCATGGACTGAAATCGTTTCTGCAATGCCTGATAGTCCAGCAGATCCATTTCCGCCAGATCTTCGGTTACCAGCCCGGTCATAGCCGCCATCAGCGGCTCATCCCACTCTTCCGGTTTATCGCTGGCGCGTCGCGCGGCGCGCATATCTTTTACCTTCAGGCGACGTAATTGCAGAACGTCGATACGTTCCCCGGCGGCGGAGGTAAACGGGAACTGCAGGGTATATTTTTCGTTCATGGTATAGTCCTTATTCGTCGTGTTAAATTCGGGGCCGTAGCCCCGAAGTAATTAACCGCCAATATTATTGCGGTAGGCATTTAATTGATCCGCGCCATTTACGCGGAAAATATTCGCCAGATAATCCAGTTCAAGAAGCGTTTCACCGTCAACCACCTGTTTAATATAAGTGCAGCCGAAGGCGCTGCTGAATTCCGGGTTTTCATTCTGTTTAAACGTTCCCAGCGGGTTCTTTTTAAACATTACGGTCATATGCGTCACCAGCGCTAACTGATCCGCTTTACCCTGCGAGTTATAACAATCGATGCTGGAGCGGCACTGCAATGCCACCGCCTGCCACGGATTTGCCGTTTTACGCATGACGTCGTGGTAAAACGAGTTCCATTTAATTTCACCTTCCAGTTTGTCAAAACCGGCAGGCAGTTCAATTTTACCGACCATCCCCAGCGCTTTATGCTCCTGCATAATCATGCTGATATCAGGCAGTTTAATTTCACTCGCGCGACCTAAAAGATTATTACCATCAAGATAAATATTGGCGTTGGTAATACGGTTAATTTGAATTTTTCCAGCCATTAGCGATTGCTCTCCAGAGAAACTAAATATTCAGAGGTAATTTCGGTTTCAAACGTCAGACGTTCCAGCGGCGGCGGCGGGGTGAATTTGTAGCTCAGCAACAGATGCCCGGCTGCCAGTTCAGTCTGTTCGTTACGCGCCGGGTCGTACCAGCATTCAAAGCCCAACAACGCGCCGTCGGCAATCAGCTTGCGGCCCCAGGTGTTCACCGATTCGGTTAGCGCGTCGATCAGCGCCTGATTAATCGGCATATCCATGTATTGCTGGCTAAAATAGCGAATCGATTCGTTAATCACATCACCAGTACGGCGCACGTTCTCAAAGTTACGCATATGAGTAACCGTCGGCCAGGCGGCGGTACGGTTGCCCCACAGGCGCAAACCGGAGCCATAGCTGTTGAAGATGGTGGTGATGCCGTTTTCATTCAGTTGATTCACTTCGGTTTGCGGATCGTCGATCATCGCTGACAGCGAGCGCTCTACGCCGGTAATGCCCTGAATTTCCTGATTGGAGTTGCTCCACCAGAAGCCTTTTTCCAGATCCACTTTGGCACGCAGGCCAGCGGCGCGAGAGGAGAGCGGCTCCAGGACTTCGCTGTTCGTCGCGCTGTCGTACACTTTAACGTGCGGATAGCACAGACGCGCGCGATCGGAACTGGTATTGAAGTTAATCGCCCCCTGCGGACCGCGCCCTGCCAGAACCTGCTGGAAAGTCGTGCCGATGGGCGCATCAATGTAGGTAATGGCTCCCAGCGCTTCTGCCTGAGCGATAAGCTTAACGGCGACCGAGTTTTGCGTACAAAAGACCGGCGCAATCAGGATCTTCGCGTAAAAACCAAACTGGTTCCAGGTGTCCTGTAACAGCTTCATGCCGGTACGGTCACCCGCCGTGTTTACCGCGCCAACAATATCGGCGGCAGTCACTTTGGTGGGGTCCGCGTAAGTATAATTTACATAGGCCTGAACGCCGGGTTTCAGATTGGTCCCCATGCAGGTGATTTTACCGGTCAGCATATCAATGGTGTAATCGGTGCCTTTGATATAAGCGTTTCCGGCGTTCGTGCTGCGGCCAATGTTCATCGTTTGCACGGCCCCGTGCTTGAGTTGAATCTGACCGTTGTCATCAACCTTCACGGTTTCACTGGGAATGGTACTTTTGTGTACCGCCGGATTCAGCACGTTAATCACCACGACCGTCCCTGCGCCGTGATCGTAGATCGCCTTCAGCGCCTGCGGGATGGTGAAATTTGCCAGACCTGGGCCAAACTGTGCCGCGTCGCTTTCAGAAAGGCACAGCGTTGGCTGGTTAACCGGGCCGCATGGCGCGGTGCCGATCAGACCAATAACCGCAGATTTAACCGCCTTAACCGGACGTGGGCCGGTTTCGATCTCAATGGTCTCTACACCGTGCAGGTAATTAGCTGCCATGGACAATTTCCTCTTCATTAGTTTCTACTTCTTGCGTAACCACTGGCACCAGGTGACGGCGGGCAATCATGGTGATTACCCACTCGTTATCTTCCGGCAGCGAGATTTCGCTATTGGGCCACAGTAAGACTTCCTGACCGTCGGCGAGCGTGACGCCGCTTGCCGGGCCACTGTAGATATATTTCATTGAATTTCCTCATAATTAACGATTGTCAGCAGGGGGGAGTCCTTGCTTTCCTGTTCCGCGATAAACAGGGTGCTGGCGGTCATATCCAGGGCGTAACGGCAGAAGTTTGCGGCGTCGCCGATATATTTTTCGCTTTCCAGCCAGAGCGGACGATCACAGTCGGGAAGTTCAATGCCCCCCAACGAGCGACGTAGACGATCCAGCGCGTTTATCGCGTCACTTATTTGCGGAACAATAACGGTGGCGGAAATCCGGATTAGTTGTTTTTGTACCGTGGCATCCGTATTTTCTGGTTCGGCAAAAACCGAACCGCAGTAGTGAATTAATACCGTTACCTGCTGTCCTGTTGGGATATATACTTTCGCATCGGTTGATGAAATATGTATATCCATATCAGGGTTTAATTCACGTAGTCTATTCGCCACGGTATGTATAACAGATAATGTTTCCATATACGGTTTTCCTTGATTTACCGGGAGAGATAATATTCTCTCTTCGTTATCGTTCAGACGTATTTTGATGTATCAGGCATCAGGCGTCTTTTAATCTCCTTTAGAGAAAAAAGTTAAAACAAATAAAAAATCCCCGGCGTATAAACGACGGGGATTTGTTTAATGGTTACCTCGTTGAATCAGTTCTATTTTGCTATATAGCGCATCCAGTTTTGCTTCCAGAACGGCCTGGCCGCGAAGATAATCCTCGCGGCGGACATAATGCAGCGGTAAATCGGCGCGAAATTCCAGAAATTCTCTCTCCAGCCTGGACCAGCCCGCTTCTGATTCGCGCCGGGCAGCTTCCAGTGCTTCAAAACGTTCATTCAGCCGTTTTTCAATTTGCGCCAGCAGCAATTTACCGGCAGCAAACATTAATCCAACAAACGAAAGTAAGAGGGAGATGACTTCCCAAAAATCGATACTGAGTTTCATTACTCCCTCTGATTAATGAATGCAGCTAGCCCGCCCCCATTGCAAATAACGGGGAGCATGTTGGTATAAAATCGCTTTGGGGTAGTGACGATTCTCGCGCCAGTTTGCGGCGCTGCGCCCGGCGTTAACGCGTTCTACATGTTCAAACCAGATGGACGCATCCAACCCCTTTGCGGCGGCCAGCTTTTTATCTCTGTTCACCCAGCCTTGCCCGCCGTTATAGGCGCTCAGAGTGAAAGCCATTCGCTGGCAGCTATTTTTTGCTAACACGCTTTTCCACAACTGGCGGTCATACTGTACCAGCGCGCGTATCGCCCAGGCGGGATTAAACGGCTTGTTTTCGTGGAGTTCCGGGTACAACTGGCTCACCCATTTTGCCGTCGCAGGCATAAATTGCGCCATACCCTGCGCGCCAGCCGGAGAAAGCGCGTCAGGCGCCCAGCCGGATTCCTGATGTAGTTGCCCGGCAAAATCAGCAACGGGGGCGTTAAGCCCCCAGATTTCGCGCGCGGTACGAATC
This DNA window, taken from Salmonella enterica subsp. enterica serovar Typhimurium str. LT2, encodes the following:
- a CDS encoding putative phage tail protein, with amino-acid sequence MANDIITQLQARNETLTQAIARYGSLNASTLHTLSFEQTKVTRLTQQLANSALRREENDKQRAGLLEKTQTFAGQLGKLLNVETPDWKLPYEFQGNMVDMAAKGGMDNTARDALSLNIRDWSLDFNQDQKDLQSTAATMIEGGVSALQDLSRYMPDIAKAATASRDSAQSWAQAALATRDKLNIAPDDFRFAQNMLYSVAKSGGGSVAEQTQWINAFAGKTGAQGKEGIAELTATMQIAMKNAPDAGAAAANFDHFLKSAFSKETDSWFARQGVDLQGSLLEHQQNGIGVTEAMTHIVQMQLEKMNPQILDTFRQTMKIEDLSARGDALQAMVEKFNLGAMFGDAQTRDFLAPMLANMDEYRQLKASAMQAAGQHVIDDDFAAKMTSPGEQTKALQLSLNDLWLTVGLELMPAIGELAQSITPLVRQFSAWLRENPALVQGVAKVVSVIWLFNGALNILRLGANLIASPFIRLIDIFLKVKAGLALGGGSRALSVLKSFGNGAKSLTMLLGNGLIKGLRLVGQTFIWLGRALLMNPVGLTITAIAGAAYLLYRYWEPISGFFAGVWERIKTAFDGGIAGVTRLILDWSPLGLFYRAFAGVLDWFGIELPASFSEFGGNILDSLINGILNALPFLSGAIEKIKALIPDWAKSALGISAEMPSVAAAVPGIAGTMVAQQASAPLASGAKAVTTSAKTMASPQPVKTKSAATPPTPAALPGKSGGKPYTLPSRAQSNVQVHFSPQVTVQGSGANAAKDINNVLSLSKRELERMINDVMAQQRRREYA
- a CDS encoding putative phage tail core protein, with product MAGKIQINRITNANIYLDGNNLLGRASEIKLPDISMIMQEHKALGMVGKIELPAGFDKLEGEIKWNSFYHDVMRKTANPWQAVALQCRSSIDCYNSQGKADQLALVTHMTVMFKKNPLGTFKQNENPEFSSAFGCTYIKQVVDGETLLELDYLANIFRVNGADQLNAYRNNIGG
- a CDS encoding putative phage tail sheath protein, giving the protein MAANYLHGVETIEIETGPRPVKAVKSAVIGLIGTAPCGPVNQPTLCLSESDAAQFGPGLANFTIPQALKAIYDHGAGTVVVINVLNPAVHKSTIPSETVKVDDNGQIQLKHGAVQTMNIGRSTNAGNAYIKGTDYTIDMLTGKITCMGTNLKPGVQAYVNYTYADPTKVTAADIVGAVNTAGDRTGMKLLQDTWNQFGFYAKILIAPVFCTQNSVAVKLIAQAEALGAITYIDAPIGTTFQQVLAGRGPQGAINFNTSSDRARLCYPHVKVYDSATNSEVLEPLSSRAAGLRAKVDLEKGFWWSNSNQEIQGITGVERSLSAMIDDPQTEVNQLNENGITTIFNSYGSGLRLWGNRTAAWPTVTHMRNFENVRRTGDVINESIRYFSQQYMDMPINQALIDALTESVNTWGRKLIADGALLGFECWYDPARNEQTELAAGHLLLSYKFTPPPPLERLTFETEITSEYLVSLESNR
- a CDS encoding putative cytoplasmic protein — its product is MKYIYSGPASGVTLADGQEVLLWPNSEISLPEDNEWVITMIARRHLVPVVTQEVETNEEEIVHGS
- a CDS encoding putative cytoplasmic protein, producing the protein METLSVIHTVANRLRELNPDMDIHISSTDAKVYIPTGQQVTVLIHYCGSVFAEPENTDATVQKQLIRISATVIVPQISDAINALDRLRRSLGGIELPDCDRPLWLESEKYIGDAANFCRYALDMTASTLFIAEQESKDSPLLTIVNYEEIQ
- a CDS encoding putative inner membrane protein, whose amino-acid sequence is MKLSIDFWEVISLLLSFVGLMFAAGKLLLAQIEKRLNERFEALEAARRESEAGWSRLEREFLEFRADLPLHYVRREDYLRGQAVLEAKLDALYSKIELIQRGNH
- a CDS encoding putative soluble lytic murein transglycosylase — protein: MRYQYVCLVCAMTFLSADAAEPPRASLQWRNEVIRTAREIWGLNAPVADFAGQLHQESGWAPDALSPAGAQGMAQFMPATAKWVSQLYPELHENKPFNPAWAIRALVQYDRQLWKSVLAKNSCQRMAFTLSAYNGGQGWVNRDKKLAAAKGLDASIWFEHVERVNAGRSAANWRENRHYPKAILYQHAPRYLQWGRASCIH